The following proteins come from a genomic window of Astatotilapia calliptera chromosome 11, fAstCal1.2, whole genome shotgun sequence:
- the thbs3a gene encoding thrombospondin-3a isoform X1: protein MGWCVPVLLSLIGAQLAAGVPDGPDVQVIDVLGLQDSKQSVAAVEKLSGGLSALSDIYVVSTFRLPAKLGGVLLGIYSKQDNRKYLEVAIMGKINKVLVRYVKADGKVHTVNMQNANLADGRTHSIILRVGGLQRNNINMELYVDCRLADSSQGLPPLVPLPREVEMVEIRHGQKTYARLQGALVSLMMALGGSVAKAGSLTDCPFQGDSSSYNSVSGEVNSILGDHTKALIGQLIIFNQILGELRQDIREQVKEMSLIRNTILECQVCGFHEPRSRCFPNPCHKGVSCMESLHYPGYTCGPCPPGTTGNGTHCRDIDECDVQPCFSPQACVNTAGGFSCQPCPPGLWGAPLSGTGLDYAKTHKQDCVDIDECVDLPDACVPNSVCVNTVGSYKCGGCKPGFLGNQTSGCFPRKSCAALTFNPCDINAHCAMERNGEVACRCNVGWAGNGNTCGMDTDIDGYPDRSLPCMDNDKHCKQDNCVFTPNSGQEDADNDGIGDQCDEDADGDGIKNVEDNCRLVPNKDQQNSDSDSFGDACDNCPNVPNSDQKDTDNNGQGDACDQDIDGDGIPNVLDNCPKVPNPMQTDRDRDGVGDACDSCPELSNPMQTDVDNDLVGDVCDTNLDTDGDGHQDSRDNCPDIPNSSQLDSDNDGLGDDCDHDDDNDGILDDYDNCRLIVNPNQKDSDVNGIGDVCENDFDNDAVMDLFDVCPESAEVTLTDFRAYQTVILDPEGDAQIDPNWVVLNQGMEIVQTMNSDPGLAVGYTAFNGVDFEGTFHVNTVTDDDYAGFIFGYQDSSSFYVVMWKQTEQAYWQSIPFRAMAQPALQLKAVKSRTGPGEFLRNALWHTGDTSGEVKLLWKDPRNTGWMDKTSYRWQLSHRPQVGYIRVKLFEGTRVVADSGVVVDTTMRGGRLGVFCFSQENIIWSNLRYRCNDTVPEDFQTHRKQVLMHIQV, encoded by the exons TGATCGACGTGTTGGGTCTGCAGGACTCGAAGCAGAGCGTTGCAGCGGTGGAGAAGCTGTCTGGTGGTCTGAGCGCACTCAGTGACATCTACGTGGTGTCCACGTTCAGGCTGCCGGCAAAGCTCGGAGGAGTTCTGCTGGGCATCTACAGCAAGCAGGACAACAGGAAGTACCTGGAGGTCGCCATCATGGGGAAGATCAACAAAG TCCTGGTTCGTTACGTCAAAGCTGACGGGAAGGTCCACACCGTGAACATGCAGAACGCTAACCTGGCTGATGGACGGACTCACTCCATCATCCTGAGAGTCGGTGGCCTGCAGCGTAACAACATCAACATGGAGCTGTATGTTGACTGCCGACTGGCTGACTCCAGCCAGGGCCTGCCGCCGCTGGTTCCCCTgcccagagaggtggagatgGTGGAGATTAGACACGGGCAGAAGACTTACGCCCGACTCCAG GGGGCTTTGGTGTCCCTCATGATGGCTTTAGGGGGCAGCGTTGCTAAAGCTGGATCTCTGACTGACTGCCCGTTCCAAGGAGACTCGTCATCCTATAACTCAG TGAGCGGCGAGGTGAACTCCATCCTGG GTGACCACACCAAGGCTCTGATTGGCCAGCTCATTATCTTTAATCAGATCCTGGGAGAGCTGCGACAGGACATCAGAGAACAG GTGAAGGAGATGTCTCTGATCAGGAACACCATCCTGGAGTGTCAGGTTTGCG GTTTCCATGAGCCTCGTTCCCGCTGCTTTCCTAACCCTTGTCACAAAGGCGTGTCCTGCATGGAGAGTCTGCACTACCCTGGATACACCTGTGGTCCCTGTCCACCTGGAACCACTGGCAATGGGACACACTGCAGGGACATTGATGAG TGCGATGTGCAGCCATGTTTCTCTCCCCAAGCCTGTGTGAACACAGCTGGGGGGTTCAGCTGTCAGCCATGTCCTCCAGGCCTGTGGGGGGCGCCACTGTCAGGAACTGGACTGGACTACGCTAAGACGCACAAACAG GACTGTGTGGACATTGATGAATGTGTTGATCTACCTGACGCCTGCGTGCCAAACTCTGTGTGCGTCAACACTGTG gGCTCGTACAAATGTGGAGGCTGTAAACCTGGTTTTCTCGGTAACCAAACATCAGGATGCTTCCCTAGGAAGTCCTGTGCTGCACTGACCTTTAACCCCTGTGACATCAACGCCCACTGTGCCATGGAGAGGAACGGAGAGGTTGCCTGCAGG TGTAATGTGGGCTGGGCCGGCAACGGGAACACGTGCGGTATGGACACGGACATTGACGGGTATCCCGACCGCTCTCTGCCCTGCATGGACAACGACAAACACTGCAAACAG GACAACTGTGTGTTCACACCAAACTCTGGCCAAGAGGACGCCGATAACGACGGGATCGGAGACCAGTGTGATGAGGACGCTGACGGGGACGGCATCAAAAACGTGGAG GATAACTGTCGTTTGGTTCCTAACAAAGACCAGCAGAACTCGGACAGCGACTCATTCGGAGATGCCTGTGATAACTGTCCCAACGTCCCCAACAGCGACCAGAAAGACACAGACAACAACGGACAGGGAGACGCCTGCGACCAGGATATCGACGGAGACG GTATTCCCAACGTTCTGGATAACTGTCCAAAGGTACCGAACCCgatgcagacagacagagacagagatggaGTCGGAGACGCCTGCGACAGCTGTCCTGAGCTCAGCAACCCAATGCAG acTGATGTAGACAACGACCTGGTCGGAGACGTTTGTGACACCAACCTGGACAC GGACGGCGACGGTCACCAGGACAGCAGAGACAACTGTCCAGACATCCCCAACAGCTCCCAGCTGGACTCCGATAACGACGGCCTGGGAGATGACTGCGACCACGACGATGACAACGACGGCATCCTCGATGACTACGACAACTGCAGACTGATCGTTAACCCCAATCAGAAAGACTCAGATG TGAACGGTATCGGAGATGTCTGTGAGAACGACTTTGATAACGACGCTGTGATGGATTTGTTCGATGTGTGCCCGGAGAGTGCCGAGGTCACTCTGACAGACTTCAGAGCCTATCAGACTGTCATCCTGGACCCGGAGGGTGACGCACAGATTGACCCCAACTGGGTGGTGCTGAATCAG GGTATGGAGATTGTCCAGACGATGAACAGCGATCCTGGTTTAGCCGTAG GCTACACGGCATTTAATGGCGTTGACTTCGAGGGAACGTTCCACGTCAACACGGTTACGGACGACGACTACGCTGGCTTCATCTTTGGCTACCAGGATTCATCCAGCTTCTATGTGGTGATGTGGAAACAGACAGAGCAGGCTTACTGGCAATCCATACCTTTCAGAGCCATGGCCCAGCCCGCACTGCAGCTCAAG GCGGTAAAGTCTCGGACCGGACCAGGTGAGTTCCTGAGGAATGCCTTGTGGCACACGGGAGATACATCtggagaggtgaagctgctctgGAAGGACCCGCGAAACACCGGCTGGATGGACAAAACGTCCTACCGCTGGCAGCTCAGCCACCGACCGCAGGTGGGATACATCAG GGTAAAGCTGTTTGAAGGGACACGCGTGGTGGCAGACTCTGGCGTTGTGGTCGACACCACCATGAGAGGAGGACGGCTCGGTGTCTTCTGCTTCTCCCAGGAAAACATCATCTGGTCCAACCTGCGCTACAGATGCAATG ACACGGTGCCTGAAGACTTCCAGACTCATCGTAAACAAGTTCTGATGCACATTCAGGTCTGA
- the thbs3a gene encoding thrombospondin-3a isoform X2, with translation MMALGGSVAKAGSLTDCPFQGDSSSYNSVSGEVNSILGDHTKALIGQLIIFNQILGELRQDIREQVKEMSLIRNTILECQVCGFHEPRSRCFPNPCHKGVSCMESLHYPGYTCGPCPPGTTGNGTHCRDIDECDVQPCFSPQACVNTAGGFSCQPCPPGLWGAPLSGTGLDYAKTHKQDCVDIDECVDLPDACVPNSVCVNTVGSYKCGGCKPGFLGNQTSGCFPRKSCAALTFNPCDINAHCAMERNGEVACRCNVGWAGNGNTCGMDTDIDGYPDRSLPCMDNDKHCKQDNCVFTPNSGQEDADNDGIGDQCDEDADGDGIKNVEDNCRLVPNKDQQNSDSDSFGDACDNCPNVPNSDQKDTDNNGQGDACDQDIDGDGIPNVLDNCPKVPNPMQTDRDRDGVGDACDSCPELSNPMQTDVDNDLVGDVCDTNLDTDGDGHQDSRDNCPDIPNSSQLDSDNDGLGDDCDHDDDNDGILDDYDNCRLIVNPNQKDSDVNGIGDVCENDFDNDAVMDLFDVCPESAEVTLTDFRAYQTVILDPEGDAQIDPNWVVLNQGMEIVQTMNSDPGLAVGYTAFNGVDFEGTFHVNTVTDDDYAGFIFGYQDSSSFYVVMWKQTEQAYWQSIPFRAMAQPALQLKAVKSRTGPGEFLRNALWHTGDTSGEVKLLWKDPRNTGWMDKTSYRWQLSHRPQVGYIRVKLFEGTRVVADSGVVVDTTMRGGRLGVFCFSQENIIWSNLRYRCNDTVPEDFQTHRKQVLMHIQV, from the exons ATGATGGCTTTAGGGGGCAGCGTTGCTAAAGCTGGATCTCTGACTGACTGCCCGTTCCAAGGAGACTCGTCATCCTATAACTCAG TGAGCGGCGAGGTGAACTCCATCCTGG GTGACCACACCAAGGCTCTGATTGGCCAGCTCATTATCTTTAATCAGATCCTGGGAGAGCTGCGACAGGACATCAGAGAACAG GTGAAGGAGATGTCTCTGATCAGGAACACCATCCTGGAGTGTCAGGTTTGCG GTTTCCATGAGCCTCGTTCCCGCTGCTTTCCTAACCCTTGTCACAAAGGCGTGTCCTGCATGGAGAGTCTGCACTACCCTGGATACACCTGTGGTCCCTGTCCACCTGGAACCACTGGCAATGGGACACACTGCAGGGACATTGATGAG TGCGATGTGCAGCCATGTTTCTCTCCCCAAGCCTGTGTGAACACAGCTGGGGGGTTCAGCTGTCAGCCATGTCCTCCAGGCCTGTGGGGGGCGCCACTGTCAGGAACTGGACTGGACTACGCTAAGACGCACAAACAG GACTGTGTGGACATTGATGAATGTGTTGATCTACCTGACGCCTGCGTGCCAAACTCTGTGTGCGTCAACACTGTG gGCTCGTACAAATGTGGAGGCTGTAAACCTGGTTTTCTCGGTAACCAAACATCAGGATGCTTCCCTAGGAAGTCCTGTGCTGCACTGACCTTTAACCCCTGTGACATCAACGCCCACTGTGCCATGGAGAGGAACGGAGAGGTTGCCTGCAGG TGTAATGTGGGCTGGGCCGGCAACGGGAACACGTGCGGTATGGACACGGACATTGACGGGTATCCCGACCGCTCTCTGCCCTGCATGGACAACGACAAACACTGCAAACAG GACAACTGTGTGTTCACACCAAACTCTGGCCAAGAGGACGCCGATAACGACGGGATCGGAGACCAGTGTGATGAGGACGCTGACGGGGACGGCATCAAAAACGTGGAG GATAACTGTCGTTTGGTTCCTAACAAAGACCAGCAGAACTCGGACAGCGACTCATTCGGAGATGCCTGTGATAACTGTCCCAACGTCCCCAACAGCGACCAGAAAGACACAGACAACAACGGACAGGGAGACGCCTGCGACCAGGATATCGACGGAGACG GTATTCCCAACGTTCTGGATAACTGTCCAAAGGTACCGAACCCgatgcagacagacagagacagagatggaGTCGGAGACGCCTGCGACAGCTGTCCTGAGCTCAGCAACCCAATGCAG acTGATGTAGACAACGACCTGGTCGGAGACGTTTGTGACACCAACCTGGACAC GGACGGCGACGGTCACCAGGACAGCAGAGACAACTGTCCAGACATCCCCAACAGCTCCCAGCTGGACTCCGATAACGACGGCCTGGGAGATGACTGCGACCACGACGATGACAACGACGGCATCCTCGATGACTACGACAACTGCAGACTGATCGTTAACCCCAATCAGAAAGACTCAGATG TGAACGGTATCGGAGATGTCTGTGAGAACGACTTTGATAACGACGCTGTGATGGATTTGTTCGATGTGTGCCCGGAGAGTGCCGAGGTCACTCTGACAGACTTCAGAGCCTATCAGACTGTCATCCTGGACCCGGAGGGTGACGCACAGATTGACCCCAACTGGGTGGTGCTGAATCAG GGTATGGAGATTGTCCAGACGATGAACAGCGATCCTGGTTTAGCCGTAG GCTACACGGCATTTAATGGCGTTGACTTCGAGGGAACGTTCCACGTCAACACGGTTACGGACGACGACTACGCTGGCTTCATCTTTGGCTACCAGGATTCATCCAGCTTCTATGTGGTGATGTGGAAACAGACAGAGCAGGCTTACTGGCAATCCATACCTTTCAGAGCCATGGCCCAGCCCGCACTGCAGCTCAAG GCGGTAAAGTCTCGGACCGGACCAGGTGAGTTCCTGAGGAATGCCTTGTGGCACACGGGAGATACATCtggagaggtgaagctgctctgGAAGGACCCGCGAAACACCGGCTGGATGGACAAAACGTCCTACCGCTGGCAGCTCAGCCACCGACCGCAGGTGGGATACATCAG GGTAAAGCTGTTTGAAGGGACACGCGTGGTGGCAGACTCTGGCGTTGTGGTCGACACCACCATGAGAGGAGGACGGCTCGGTGTCTTCTGCTTCTCCCAGGAAAACATCATCTGGTCCAACCTGCGCTACAGATGCAATG ACACGGTGCCTGAAGACTTCCAGACTCATCGTAAACAAGTTCTGATGCACATTCAGGTCTGA